The window aactagcagaataaaataaaataaaaaattaactgtcATTGGTCAGACAAAAGTGCGCTGTCTGACAACATATTGACTTTTTCTACTTACTCGGACGTGGATGCCTTGCAGGCTCACCGCTTTTATCCCTCGTTTCCTTGTCTTTatgttctttttctttttcctgaaattttataaatttaaattttatttttcatctttttataattaaaataataatatatatttaaataaaacctttGTATCTTTATTAACTGATGGTGCTCTTGGTGTTTGTCTTTTTGGTGATCTACTTAATGGTCCTAAACTCTGTGATCTACCAGTTCTTGGACTATTTTTTGGACTTGATTTTGTCTTTGATTGTACATCATCACGTGGCTCTTTTGATTCATCACGTCGACGTGGTACTACTGGCTCAAGTTTCTCTCTTGTTGGAGAAGGCAACAGTGCACCATCACCTTGAcaaatcatatattttaattaattatataattctttaaataaatctatgcacattttattttttatataaataatcataccGACACCTGTAGTGCGATCTAAATGATGACGGAACAAGAAATCTTTTCTTGCGCGAGCCATTGCTCTCTCATTAtccttaaataaataaaattataatcatacatatataaattgtaatcaaatttaaaaaaaaagtagattataaatttataattaacatacCGTATTAAAATCTTCTTGTAATATACCACTAATTGGTCTTGCTTGAACAGATGATGGACGTCCAGCTGGTGGCATTGTATTTGTAACTggtgcaatttttttaatattttctttatctttcTCTTCTTTTGTTGCagatctaaaaataatataataaagttgattaaataacaaaaaaaaatattgaagagaTGTTTCATTCATTGTagaaacaatatatattattttattttaaaacaaaagaacAAAGAAAAACGACTACGACAGATAAATCAAATAcaattggatatttttttttgtttgtgttatatacaaaatagtgttttaaaattataaatttatattgagtGTATTTGTggattttttatgattatattattaatgaaaaaaattaaatttaaacaataatgacatttaaaataatgagtatttgtTTGTGTACTGGCCTTGCAAGAGACAAAGCGTTGAGAGCATGATTATTCGAAACACGTTTCCAAAGTGTTGCTTCCTCTTCAGATGCCAGATCACTGCCCCATTCACGATGCTTATgacatgataatttaattataataaatatatttttattcattaatgttatttaataattcaataataaattatatttttaacaaaattgtATCATgcaaaaatacaatattcacgtgcaatttaatttaaaataaattctttttttaattattatcttttttttaaaaaatataaatgatttatgaAATTCCCTGTAATGAGTATTACCTTGTAGCCATCAGCAAGACGTCTGAGTTCgttaatatttgatgatggtaatatttttttttcatttgataaaattttaacattatcttttttattagtaCGTGTATCATTAATTCTAACACTTttaccagttttttttttttctctgaaaataacaaaaacaaataaaaaaaaagtttataaatttacaataatattttgtttttaaatttatgaataaaatatatttaatttgatttaaatctGTCgcagttgattttattttttatgattaatttttgtttatttctaaTGGAATGTTATtgatttcgttttttttttttagataaataaatcaaaaatattttattataaatgttttttgaaaaaaaattattaaaacctgaaatttaatttaagctCATTGAGTTGTTCATCATGTTCTTCACCCTCTGGAACAATGCCATCAATTGTATCAGTATTATTGGCAAACAATGGCTCCAATTCAGATGCTTGAATtcctttaaaataaaagttaaaaaaataattaatatacctaattaataaatcaatttttttaaaataaaaataaaaagaaatttcgatagttaaataaataaaaactttacagagaatattttataaataataaaataaaaagtacagtcaatatgaattttttttcatttttttttttgccaacaaTGTAAATCCAATAAGACAATTTTCTCTACGTAAAAAAAGTTAAGAagcattgataaattaagaggccatataaaaagaaaaaaaaaaagaaaataaataaataattttaccgtCACGTTTGTGATCCAAATCACCTGGTCGTTTTTTAACATGTACTGGTGCTGGTCCAGTTTGACCAATGCCTTGTTTAAGTGCTCCCATACTGAGTGACTTTCTTGGTGGTCCACCAGAATTACCACTGGCACCACCAGCTGCTGGTAATTGTGATATAGTATCACCATTTGTTAACTGAGCTCTTCTTGGCCAAGCAAATTGTAATCGATATTCAGTACTTATTCGTGATATTGCTTTACTCAGCTGACTTGCTGGTAAATTTGAGCTACCAGTAACCTcctatacaattttattattattaatttcaacatataaattttaatattataaaaaaattaaaaaacaattaatgaattaatttatagtaatttataaaaaataatttgattaaaaattacaacttACCCGGACTTTGTCAACGACAATATTCGTATCAACAGCATCAATACCACCACCATTtccatttgaaataaattcatgatGTCTGTATGCTAACTCTGGACACTTTTTACGTCGTGGTAATGGTGGTTCCAATGTTGGTcctgaaattaaaatacattaattataTAGCTAACTCAATTAATATCGTAagcatcaaataaaatataaataatataaatttgcgGTTTAATAATTAGAGAGGTAAATAGGCAAGTAAATTTtaagtagaataaaaaaattacataattttttgttatttttatccaCTTTATAATCAAGCAATATATCCAAACACGTGCATGTCCTTTATACGACCTTTACACTTTGATTTtggctaatttttttataagttaaaaagagaaaaaaaaataaataatttgaaggTATATAGCTGGATGAGAGGAGAGTTACGAGCCTacttgtttagaaataaatataaaaaaaagaaggaaaagatatatctatacaaagagaaaaataaattatttaaaaagttatttaaaatcgAGAAATCAATATGACCTCGAAAAGCCCAACAGACTTTAATGTCGAtcgaaattattaacaatcattttttatcgtgtgtgtgtgtgcttAGAAACaagtacatataaatttatattttacaaaaaaaaaaaaatgaataaaatttatatatttaagtttttAAGAGTAACGAGCTAtgaatatatttgttgattgaaaaaaatatccatttgatagataaataaattgaaactacaaaaaaagaaacgaggaaatttatatttcgtttaatgaaaaaattttgatagcCTTGATGAAAatctatattaaaatttttatttttatcttgtttattactgttgtaataatcaggattcaaatgtattttttttttttttttcatggtataaaatatatggaataataaaaggagtagtaaatttatatatttttatattttagcttGTCACTTGGTATTCTATGGATAATAAATGTATGTTTATTCAAGCACATGCACTTGCTGATAAAACATTGAGCCAAGATTCAAGATGCAaagtcattttaaatttgcacACGTAAATAaaacagataaaaattttaaacaatgacaaaaagaaagaaaaatatataaataaactaattctCGTTTTTTTTCTGACGTGGACAACATGGAGATTGTGATACTAGTAttgattttcaaaataaaaagcagTACTCTAGCTGCGTGTAAAGTgaattacttgtttttttttttttatttttttcatcttctaatgatttttaaaaattgaccgAGTCATGGTCACGCGATtcataatgttaaaaattgcACAATGTCGTTgctaataacaataacaattaaaaaagctggttaaatattcaaaaactcTGCACCATTGAAtcctttataaattaacaaataattataaacatataGATCAAAAATGTTatctaaaaattacaaagcaatatgaaaaataaaattaagcaaACACAggcataatttatattaatttcttaCGACTTATTTTCTCAATACgtacattaatatataataattaaaaataaaattattaattttataaaaatatattataataataataaagattattttttaaacatacaagttattttgaatgaaattaaaaataagtaaatcaaaaaaaaattgggtgGATATATAAAGTCAATTTTAATGTGAGTTTAAAATGTTATAGattaaatatagataaaattaatatgattataatagtttatttgaaaaaataataatattaaaaaaaaacaaaggcTTGGTTTGCGTAGCACCGTTCGTAAAACGTCTCTTCTTCTTACCTTCGGTGTTTTCATCCTCCGTTGACTTGGCCGATTGCAGCTTTGCGCTCGCTTGTTTCGCTGCAATCAAAATTCGCAGCTGGGCACGATATCGcttttggaaatatttttttttttttttttttttctctctctttacAGTTTTATAAACcccttttttttcctcatagtttaatatattgtatatttttatttttctttctattttttctttcaaacttttttaattgatgaaaattttttagatggattgttaatttaatgatgatataattaagtcttatcaaaaaaaaaataataataataatatttataaattataataaaaaattacataaactTTTAACggaaataatttgttaattaataaatttaataattatttttttatgctaaCATTAGCTTGagtcaaaaaaattcttaaaaatattttttagtaattaatttaaatttcactgtacaaaattatatgaaaaataaaataaacccgaaaaattaatttaaacaattatactaaattaaaaaaaatacattaaattttttaattaaaattattaaattaaaatttcatataattataatgcTACATTTTTTGGTTGaacaaatttttgtataaaaattaaataataaaatgttcgtattgaaaagaagaaaaaaaagttataataaaataaaatagtttatgGGAACTGCAGTAAAGTTTGCATGTATTCCCTGTACACGCAACAAATCGAAATGTTTTATGGTCTTCAGTAAGTTAACAATCCACCTTAACTATATTTTACTGATTCTTgccatttgaaaattttttgtaatactAACACgcaaagttatttttaaactgaTCAACACACGTCTacccaaaatatatatatatttttttcaactttaaataatatattcaaattttttgataacaaTCTATTCTCATCATAATTATCTATAATATaccaaaataaagaaaaaaaaataaaatataataaatatgttttttttttttcataataataatgatggtagtttagtaaattatatatgtcATTTTCGCATgtgtaatattttctataacgACTTGTAATATTAtgtcagtgaaaaaaaataaataaataatgaataatgaatATTGATGTATATAGATTTATAGACACATAATGCAAAAACATGAAAActcacaaaaacaaaatttgaaaataaaagatatcatcaaataatgacAAGtaataacgaaataaaaaaatttatgtggatttataaacgaaaataaaaaaacaaagtgtGCTTTAATTTGTTagtttaattatcaaaaaacaacGAATAATTATCAAACGTGTAGACGTTCACGTGGTGTAGGCACGACcaagaataaaattacaattctaacgtcaaaaatttaacagttttaaaagtattatttttttttttagaggtattattggaaatataaaaaaaaaaaagtcgtaagaatttttaaaaaactataatagtttatttaaaaaataaaaacaaacaaacaaaaaaaaaaataattaatgacatGTCGatcaatatttacaatatatatgtaaaaaaaaaaaataaaaactgtaaATATAATCGACACTGTCAACTGATTAatgactaaaaataatattttttaaattttcattatatttttcatgtaaactatttttttctaattatatttatttttaaattaaaaaaaaaaacaacaaaaattctaatatttaattaaatgtttatatattttttttcattgaagatatttcgattttttttttaaattttagggAGAATATTGAGGGGTTTAGTTGAGACTTGAGATGTAATATTTTGGTGGTTAACTTACTGGAATTTGGTTGTGACTGTGGTGCCCGACGAACAACAGTATTTTCTTGATGTGGCCCAGTGTATTCGTGCCATGTGTAAGTGCTCCGATACTCTGAATGGAGCTGCTAgaacaaacaattaattaaacattaatatattattttaatgtggTTTAGGTAACCAGATTTATCATGGTATAAATTCCAAATGTAAtttagtataaatataatttaaatatatttcaagtcaGGACtacatttatttcaaatcttaaattcaaattttcgtGAGATTAAATATCTCAAGAGTACAAGTCAATGACAGAGTTGAAccgaaaattttgttttttataatttacatatagaattgatgaatatataaaaatttattaaatgttttatttatttttttttaagaatggAAGATTAGATATTTCAGTAGTGCAAGTCAAGCAGTGTCAGACGCAATTTCTTTTCACATTTTACatgtattgttaaataattaaaaaaaaaaaatgctaattttttttgtttgttatacaagtataattaataattttactggaaaaaaaatttaggaaTGTATATGAACGAGTGGAATAAATAttcttcaaatataatttttatattttcaacttttttttaatttttatcaacacaggttgaaaaataataaggaaATTGAATTCCTACATAAAGTTGAAACGTTGTAAATTCATAATacgaattataaataaaatatttatcttttcgGTAAACTAcagatagtatttttttt is drawn from Aphidius gifuensis isolate YNYX2018 linkage group LG3, ASM1490517v1, whole genome shotgun sequence and contains these coding sequences:
- the LOC122851576 gene encoding uncharacterized protein LOC122851576 isoform X16; translation: MPANKGPIFVSMQKDKSTCNGGLGACYKKKKQRVGVKSKKHCKQYLQLHSEYRSTYTWHEYTGPHQENTVVRRAPQSQPNSTKQASAKLQSAKSTEDENTEGPTLEPPLPRRKKCPELAYRHHEFISNGNGGGIDAVDTNIVVDKVREVTGSSNLPASQLSKAISRISTEYRLQFAWPRRAQLTNGDTISQLPAAGGASGNSGGPPRKSLSMGALKQGIGQTGPAPVHVKKRPGDLDHKRDGIQASELEPLFANNTDTIDGIVPEGEEHDEQLNELKLNFREKKKTGKSVRINDTRTNKKDNVKILSNEKKILPSSNINELRRLADGYKHREWGSDLASEEEATLWKRVSNNHALNALSLARSATKEEKDKENIKKIAPVTNTMPPAGRPSSVQARPISGILQEDFNTDNERAMARARKDFLFRHHLDRTTGVGDGALLPSPTREKLEPVVPRRRDESKEPRDDVQSKTKSSPKNSPRTGRSQSLGPLSRSPKRQTPRAPSVNKDTKEKEKEHKDKETRDKSGEPARHPRPMTAEPQINGETTVENSSIASTPPSQSVTVPIQATAVITSSPWFDDEPVVKSPPEPTRVKSPEQMIMRSPEPVNWTVPLDTGKTFTVTQNVREGELLMRPHSEAKTWATQSINPSAPQSAPPELAHQHKSHQHSQHSGYKSPESESVSLGSFSGLNGHKDLDSIETESPLPSNIQDSSTPTQSDKDSIILLEEPQKDVVIKPVAGTNLRCLEDPIFEFERGKNDTVSTTTTTPAPTVPGTGYRVLEAEDTNILHGSGTGGISSGYHVLEAPNLSPGSTQRTATDVLEMARNRFDKFWGKNGSDSQA